From the genome of Bradyrhizobium elkanii USDA 76, one region includes:
- the mgtA gene encoding magnesium-translocating P-type ATPase, which translates to MPLKPSAYGPAVEAFWREPTNSLLRSLDTERCGLRQQEAEKRLARIGPNLAEPSGTRSILQKIVHRLVNPLIAILIVAAAVSGFSGDLASFVIITIVVGLSLTLDILQEHRAEVAADALRRSVAIQADVIRDGATVALPISKLVPGDVVELRAGDLVPADGVALMARDFQLNEALMTGEPFPATKTTEPCATSLPAEASNALFAGTSVVGGNGVMLVVETGRRTRFGMISAELLANDPPSALEQGVQKLGLLILKLTLFLTLFVLLAHLVAHRPAMESFLFAVALAVGLTPELLPMVMTVTLARGAQRMAKRQVIVKRLSAIHDLGAMDTLCVDKTGTLTEAKITLAAHFDPAGRPSDRVLELARLNSAFQTGIHSPLDEALLAADNPPGSSAWTRLAEIPFDFERRCLSVLAARDNDRFLIVKGAPEAIMDRAVAVEVDGLARPLDDSHRAQLVRLQGDHARQGFRLLGVAIRTMAPDQTNVTTEDEAVLTLVGFCAFADPPKRDAADSVRELRARGVGIKVLSGDHAAVVAHVADAVGLPSGRILTGGEIADLSDQALAAQIGDVDLFARIDPEQKRRIIRALRQRGHVVGFMGDGVNDAPAIHAAHVGISVAGATEVARAAADMILLAPDLSVLGAGVIEGRRTFANILKYIRMGTSSNFGNMLSMALASIALPFLPLLPLQILLNNLLYDLSEIGIPFDEIDEEDAERPQSWNMADILRFTFVMGSISSLFDVATFTLLLKVFHTDAAAFQTGWFLESIATQILVIFLIRSRRPPWRASHPHRILALGSLGALASGIFLALGPAGSLFGFANLPPVLLGTITLITIGYLGMAEAGKHLALPAAQVSQVALRRQHPVSDAALNG; encoded by the coding sequence ATGCCGCTCAAGCCGTCTGCGTATGGCCCAGCCGTTGAAGCGTTCTGGCGGGAGCCAACCAATTCGCTCTTGCGCAGTCTCGACACCGAACGGTGCGGTCTACGCCAACAGGAGGCCGAAAAGCGGCTCGCCCGGATCGGCCCGAACCTCGCAGAGCCATCAGGCACGCGATCGATCCTGCAGAAGATCGTACATCGTCTGGTCAACCCGCTGATTGCCATCCTGATCGTGGCGGCGGCCGTGTCGGGGTTCAGCGGCGACCTCGCGAGCTTTGTAATCATTACGATAGTGGTGGGCCTGTCGCTGACGCTGGACATCCTGCAGGAACATCGCGCGGAAGTCGCTGCCGATGCCTTGCGGCGCTCGGTTGCGATCCAGGCCGATGTCATTCGCGATGGTGCAACTGTGGCGCTGCCGATCAGCAAACTCGTCCCCGGAGACGTCGTGGAGTTGCGGGCCGGCGACCTCGTGCCGGCCGACGGGGTCGCGCTTATGGCCCGCGATTTCCAGCTGAACGAGGCCCTCATGACGGGTGAACCGTTTCCAGCCACGAAGACGACCGAGCCGTGCGCGACCAGTCTGCCCGCCGAAGCGAGCAATGCCCTGTTCGCCGGCACCAGCGTTGTCGGCGGCAACGGGGTCATGCTCGTTGTCGAGACTGGCCGCCGTACGCGCTTCGGCATGATCAGCGCCGAGCTGCTGGCGAACGATCCCCCAAGCGCCCTTGAGCAAGGTGTCCAGAAGCTTGGCTTGCTCATCCTCAAGCTGACGCTTTTCTTGACGCTGTTCGTGTTGCTCGCCCACCTCGTGGCACATCGTCCGGCTATGGAATCATTCCTGTTTGCTGTCGCGCTGGCCGTCGGCCTGACACCCGAGCTTTTGCCGATGGTGATGACGGTGACATTGGCACGCGGAGCGCAGCGGATGGCGAAGCGACAGGTGATCGTCAAGAGGCTGTCCGCGATCCACGATCTCGGTGCTATGGACACGCTATGTGTAGACAAGACCGGCACGCTGACAGAAGCCAAGATCACGCTCGCGGCCCATTTCGATCCAGCGGGACGCCCCAGCGATCGGGTGCTTGAGCTGGCTCGGTTGAACAGTGCTTTCCAGACCGGCATCCACAGCCCGCTGGATGAGGCGCTACTTGCCGCAGACAACCCGCCGGGCAGCAGCGCCTGGACCCGGCTCGCCGAGATCCCGTTTGACTTCGAGCGGCGCTGCCTCTCGGTCCTTGCGGCGCGGGACAACGACCGATTCCTGATCGTCAAGGGCGCGCCGGAAGCGATCATGGACCGCGCGGTTGCAGTCGAGGTCGACGGGCTGGCCCGGCCGCTGGATGACAGCCACCGCGCCCAGCTCGTTCGCCTGCAGGGCGATCATGCCCGGCAGGGCTTTCGGCTGCTCGGCGTTGCCATCCGAACCATGGCGCCGGATCAGACCAATGTTACGACCGAGGACGAAGCTGTCCTGACGCTGGTCGGCTTCTGCGCCTTCGCGGACCCTCCCAAGCGCGATGCGGCCGACTCGGTCAGGGAGCTGCGGGCACGCGGCGTCGGCATCAAGGTCCTCTCCGGAGATCACGCTGCAGTGGTTGCGCATGTCGCGGATGCCGTCGGCCTACCTTCGGGTCGCATCTTGACCGGTGGCGAGATTGCCGATTTGAGCGATCAGGCGCTCGCCGCGCAAATCGGGGATGTCGACCTGTTCGCCAGGATCGATCCCGAACAGAAACGACGGATCATCCGAGCCCTGCGTCAGCGCGGTCACGTCGTCGGCTTCATGGGCGACGGCGTCAACGACGCTCCGGCGATTCACGCTGCCCATGTCGGAATTTCCGTCGCCGGCGCGACCGAAGTGGCACGAGCGGCAGCGGATATGATCCTGCTGGCCCCGGACCTCTCGGTGCTGGGCGCGGGCGTGATCGAGGGACGACGAACCTTCGCCAACATTCTGAAGTACATCCGGATGGGAACCAGCTCGAATTTCGGCAACATGCTATCGATGGCGCTGGCATCCATAGCCCTGCCGTTCCTGCCGCTGTTGCCGCTGCAGATCCTCCTGAACAACCTGCTCTACGATCTCTCAGAGATCGGCATTCCATTCGACGAGATCGATGAGGAGGATGCTGAGAGACCCCAATCATGGAATATGGCGGATATCCTGCGGTTCACGTTCGTCATGGGCTCGATTTCATCCCTGTTCGACGTCGCGACTTTCACCCTTCTCCTGAAGGTCTTCCACACCGACGCGGCCGCGTTCCAGACCGGCTGGTTCCTGGAATCGATCGCTACGCAAATCCTCGTGATCTTCCTGATCCGCTCGCGGCGGCCGCCATGGCGCGCCAGCCACCCGCATCGCATCCTGGCGTTGGGCTCGCTTGGCGCGCTTGCTTCAGGCATTTTCCTGGCGCTGGGACCGGCCGGTTCCTTGTTCGGTTTCGCGAACCTGCCGCCTGTGCTCCTGGGAACGATAACTTTGATAACGATCGGCTACCTCGGCATGGCCGAGGCTGGAAAGCATCTTGCGCTCCCAGCAGCACAGGTGAGTCAAGTCGCGCTGAGACGACAACATCCCGTCAGCGATGCCGCACTGAATGGATGA